A single Populus nigra chromosome 13, ddPopNigr1.1, whole genome shotgun sequence DNA region contains:
- the LOC133671107 gene encoding uncharacterized protein LOC133671107, which produces MGLTNFIITVAGVSAVILLLRSDVKQSATIFRRNVKHIRHWLEEETVAASKASKEASPKELESKVPRKDIPKED; this is translated from the exons ATGGGTTTGACAAACTTCATTATAACAGTAGCTGGTGTAAGTGCTGTGATTCTTTTACTAAGGAGCGATGTGAAGCAATCTGCTACTATCTTTAGACGCAACGTCAAGCATATCCGCCACTGGCTCGAAGAAGAAACTGTCGCCGCTTCCAA GGCTTCGAAAGAGGCATCACCTAAGGAACTGGAATCGAAGGTCCCTCGAAAGGACATCCCCAAGGAGGACTAG
- the LOC133670352 gene encoding probable WRKY transcription factor 75, translating into MEKFQILFPFASTRSSDHPVSSSMTDNSHILSDFKADSTSSGFLGSKKENYHLVSRTSSEINKDLNSQGAGFGIGSPTELKAAKKKGEKKVRKPRYAFQTRSQVDILDDGYRWRKYGQKAVKNNKFPRSYYRCTYQGCTVKKQVQRLTKDEGVVVTTYEGMHSHPIEKSNDNFEHILSQMQIYTPF; encoded by the exons ATGGAAAAGTTCcaaattttatttccttttgcgTCGACAAGATCATCAGACCATCCTGTCTCTTCAAGTATGACAGATAATTCTCATATTCTTAGTGACTTTAAAGCTGATAGTACTTCAAGTGGGTTCTTGGGATCgaagaaagaaaattatcatCTAGTATCAAGAACATCATCCGAAATTAATAAAGACCTTAACTCACAAGGTGCAGGCTTTGGTATTGGGTCTCCAACAGAGCTAAAAGCAGCCAAAAAGAAAGGGGAGAAGAAGGTTAGAAAGCCCAGATATGCTTTTCAAACGAGGAGTCAAGTTGATATACTTGATGATGGTTATCGGTGGAGGAAGTATGGACAGAAGGCAGTGAAGAACAACAAATTTCCGAG GAGCTATTACCGATGCACTTATCAAGGGTGCACTGTAAAAAAGCAAGTCCAACGCTTAACCAAAGATGAGGGCGTTGTCGTGACCACTTACGAAGGGATGCATAGCCATCCTATAGAGAAGTCAAATGATAATTTTGAACATATATTAAGCCAGATGCAAATCTACACTCCCTTTTGA
- the LOC133670407 gene encoding ABC transporter I family member 11, chloroplastic, producing the protein MATSSLSTVQSSINHKPLRLSPQRVSPKLDFIRIPQNHKIYCGYSCFEVKDVSYRPPGTELNLLNKVTFSLPERSFGLIFGQSGSGKTTLLQLLSGISKPTSGSICVQRYGNDGNPNQLPEQLSPEKVGIVFQFPERYFVADTIADEVTFGWPRRKSSVQLREHLALNLQRAVNWVGLNGISLDKDPHSLSGGYKRRLALAIQLVEVPDLLILDEPLAGLDWKARADVVKLLKHLKKELTILVVSHDLKELAALVDHSWRMEMGGFLREELLPV; encoded by the exons ATGGCAACTTCCTCTTTATCAACAGTTCAGTCCTCAATTAATCACAAGCCACTTCGATTATCACCACAACGAGTCTCACCTAAACTCGATTTTATTAGAATTCCACAAAATCACAAAATCTACTGCGGCTACTCTTGCTTCGAG GTTAAGGATGTTAGCTATAGGCCTCCAGGGACTGAGCTTAATCTCCTAAATAAAGTTACCTTTTCGCTTCCAGAGAGAAG TTTTGGCTTGATTTTTGGTCAAAGTGGGAGTGGAAAAACTACTCTTTTGCAG ctTCTTTCCGGAATAAGCAAACCAACGTCAGGTTCGATTTGTGTTCAAAGATATGGGAATGATGGAAATCCAAACCAATTGCCTGAACAGCTATCTCCTGAAAAAGTTGGTATTGTCTTTCAATTTCCCGAGAG GTACTTTGTGGCTGACACTATTGCTGATGAAGTTACATTTGGGTGGCCAAGGCGAAAGAGCAGCGTTCAATTAAGGGAGCATCTTGCTTTGAATCTGCAAAGAGCTGTAAATTGg GTTGGATTGAATGGGATCTCATTGGATAAAGATCCTCACTCGCTAAGTGGTGGATATAAACGTCGGCTTGCCCTGGCTATTCAATTG GTTGAAGTCCCTGATCTGTTGATATTGGATGAGCCTCTTGCTGGTCTAG ATTGGAAGGCACGTGCAGATGTTGTAAAGCTTTTGAAGCACTTGAAGAAGGAATTGACTATCCTTGTTGTCAGTCATGATCTCAA AGAGTTAGCAGCTCTAGTTGATCATTCCTGGAGGATGGAAATGGGCGGATTTCTGAGGGAAGAGCTTCTTCCAGTGTAA
- the LOC133670999 gene encoding uncharacterized protein LOC133670999, with protein sequence MGSGANKVLLTSNGDEISQNIAFHLVKQGCRLVLMGNEKVLRSIGEEITGAIKGAFPVEAVEMDMEEEREASFDEAVDKACIILGNLDAFVHCYTYEGKMQEPLQVTESEFKKTVKINLMSPWFLLKAVGKKMRDYSSGGSIVFLTSIIGAERGLYQGAAAYGSCSAGIQQLVRHSAMEIGKYKIRVNAIARGLHLEDAYPVSEGRERAEKLVKEAVPMQRWLDVKKDIASTVIYLISDGSRYMTGTTIFLDGGQSLARPRMRSYM encoded by the exons ATGGGAAGTGGGGCAAATAAAGTGTTGCTTACTTCAAATGGAGATGAGATTTCACAGAATATTGCCTTTCATTTGGTTAAACAAGGATGCAG ATTGGTTTTGATGGGAAATGAGAAGGTTTTAAGGAGTATCGGCGAGGAGATAACAGGTGCAATCAAAGGTGCTTTTCCAGTGGAGGCAGTTGAAATGGATATGGAAGAGGAAAGGGAGGCAAGTTTTGATGAGGCAGTGGATAAGGCTTGTATAATTTTGGGAAATTTAGATGCTTTTGTGCATTGCTATACATATGAAG GAAAGATGCAAGAGCCTTTGCAAGTAACAGAAAGTGAGTTTAAAAAGACggtgaaaataaatttgatgtcTCCATGGTTTCTGCTGAAGGCTGTTGGAAAGAAAATGAGGGACTATAGTTCAGGAGGCTCCATCGTATTCCTAACCTCAATAATTGGTGCTGAGAGAGGACTATATCAAGGGGCGGCTGCATATGGTTCATGTTCAGCAGGAATACAGCAATTAGTTAGA CATTCAGCCATGGAGATAGGGAAGTACAAGATCAGGGTTAATGCAATCGCTCGTGGTTTGCATCTAGAAGATGCATATCCTGTGTCAGAAGGGAGGGAGAGGGCTGAGAAGTTGGTGAAAGAGGCAGTGCCAATGCAGAGATGGCTTGATGTAAAAAAGGATATTGCATCAACCGTCATCTATTTAATAAGTGACGGTTCAAGATACATGACTGGGACAACCATTTTTCTTGACGGGGGCCAGTCCTTGGCTAGGCCTAGGATGCGCTCATACATGTAG